A region from the Curtobacterium sp. MCBA15_012 genome encodes:
- a CDS encoding polyprenyl synthetase family protein, translating to MAESTRLVDLVSARVERALDEQRERLLAISPDLAPFDRYARDLLSGGKRFRALFCYWGWQSVAGRSGSFDPLAEGSRQTTAEAIVTVAAALEVFHAAALVHDDIMDRSDTRRGRPAAHRRFESLHAESGWAGDRSLYGTNSALLLGDLLLSLSDAVFDEGLALLDPARARIVRREFHAMRLDVTAGQYLDVHEETAWPSIDESEHLVRAQRVIVFKSAKYSIEAPLVIGALVAGASEAQLEGLRSFGLPLGVAYQLRDDLLGVFGDPEVTGKPAGDDLREGKRTVLIASARKALSPGPRQLLDELLGDPELDEAQVQMLRATLTESGAVAAVERSIERHVHRAKTALEATPLTPSARDQLLALADTVSRRVA from the coding sequence GTGGCTGAGAGTACGCGATTAGTGGACCTCGTTTCGGCACGGGTGGAACGGGCCCTCGACGAGCAGCGTGAGCGGCTCCTCGCGATCAGCCCGGACCTCGCGCCGTTCGACCGGTACGCGCGGGACCTGCTGTCCGGCGGCAAGCGCTTCCGGGCGCTGTTCTGCTACTGGGGATGGCAGTCGGTGGCGGGCCGGTCGGGCTCCTTCGACCCCCTGGCCGAGGGGTCCCGGCAGACCACCGCCGAGGCGATCGTCACCGTCGCCGCCGCGCTCGAGGTCTTCCACGCCGCAGCCCTCGTGCACGACGACATCATGGACCGCTCCGACACCCGTCGCGGGCGCCCCGCGGCGCACCGCCGGTTCGAGTCACTGCACGCCGAGTCCGGCTGGGCCGGTGACCGCTCCCTCTACGGCACGAACTCCGCGCTCCTGCTCGGCGACCTGCTGCTCTCCCTGAGCGACGCGGTCTTCGACGAGGGCCTGGCCCTGCTCGACCCCGCCCGTGCCCGGATCGTGCGGCGGGAGTTCCACGCGATGCGGCTCGACGTCACGGCCGGTCAGTACCTCGACGTCCACGAGGAGACCGCCTGGCCGTCGATCGACGAGTCCGAGCACCTCGTCCGTGCCCAACGCGTCATCGTCTTCAAGTCGGCGAAGTACTCGATCGAGGCCCCGCTCGTGATCGGCGCCCTGGTCGCCGGTGCGTCCGAGGCCCAACTCGAGGGCCTCCGCTCGTTCGGCCTCCCCCTCGGCGTCGCGTACCAGCTGCGGGACGACCTGCTCGGCGTCTTCGGTGACCCCGAGGTGACCGGCAAGCCCGCGGGCGACGACCTCCGCGAGGGCAAGCGCACCGTCCTCATCGCCTCGGCCCGCAAGGCGCTGTCCCCCGGCCCGCGGCAGCTCCTCGACGAGCTCCTCGGCGACCCGGAGCTCGACGAGGCGCAGGTGCAGATGCTCCGCGCGACGCTCACCGAGTCCGGCGCGGTCGCCGCGGTCGAGCGTTCGATCGAGCGGCACGTGCACCGCGCGAAGACCGCGCTCGAGGCGACCCCGCTCACGCCGTCCGCGCGCGACCAGCTCCTCGCGCTGGCCGAC
- a CDS encoding DUF3040 domain-containing protein, translated as MPLSEQEQRLLEEMERSLYQNDSDFVARVTRRQGRPSYTTITIGVLGALVGIAVLVLALVLKQPLLGLPGFVVMLAGVLYALRPGMRMPKAGAGAPRAGSSAPGRPARPASSGGSFMDRLNERWDKRNDPGQQ; from the coding sequence ATGCCACTCTCGGAGCAAGAGCAGCGCCTCCTCGAGGAGATGGAGCGCAGCCTCTACCAGAACGACTCCGACTTCGTGGCGCGCGTCACGCGTCGCCAGGGCCGTCCGAGCTACACGACGATCACCATCGGGGTGCTCGGTGCCCTCGTCGGGATCGCCGTCCTCGTCCTCGCGCTCGTCCTCAAGCAGCCGTTGCTCGGTCTGCCCGGCTTCGTCGTGATGCTCGCCGGCGTGCTCTACGCGCTGCGTCCGGGCATGCGCATGCCGAAGGCCGGGGCCGGTGCGCCGCGCGCCGGGTCCTCCGCGCCGGGTCGCCCCGCGCGTCCCGCATCGTCGGGCGGGTCCTTCATGGACCGGCTCAACGAGCGCTGGGACAAGCGCAACGATCCCGGGCAGCAGTAG
- the mraZ gene encoding division/cell wall cluster transcriptional repressor MraZ has protein sequence MLLGTHAPKLDEKGRVILPAKFRDELSGGLVMTRGQERCVVVYSADTFEQLHERIRTAPMTSKRTRDYMRLFLSGASAETPDKQNRVTIPQNLREYAGLERDLTVIGSGDRAEIWSTPAWEAYYAEVEEGFADNDEEVIPGIF, from the coding sequence GTGTTGCTCGGTACCCATGCCCCGAAGCTCGACGAGAAGGGTCGCGTGATCCTCCCCGCCAAGTTCCGGGACGAACTGTCCGGCGGGCTCGTGATGACCCGTGGACAGGAGCGTTGCGTCGTCGTCTACAGCGCGGACACGTTCGAGCAGCTGCACGAACGGATCCGCACCGCACCGATGACGTCGAAGCGCACCCGGGACTACATGCGCCTGTTCCTCTCCGGAGCGAGCGCGGAGACCCCGGACAAGCAGAACCGCGTCACGATCCCGCAGAACCTCCGCGAGTACGCGGGGCTCGAGCGGGACCTCACGGTCATCGGCAGCGGTGACCGTGCCGAGATCTGGTCGACCCCCGCGTGGGAGGCCTACTACGCAGAGGTCGAAGAGGGCTTCGCCGACAACGACGAGGAGGTGATCCCGGGGATCTTCTGA
- the rsmH gene encoding 16S rRNA (cytosine(1402)-N(4))-methyltransferase RsmH has product MAEDQPKFPHTPVMLQRIVDLFTPTLEGPGKVVVDATLGMGGHSEALLERFPELTLIGLDRDTDALGIAGERLARFGDRVRLVHTVYDGIVDAVEGEGFREVDGVLFDLGVSSLQLDRAERGFAYSQDAPLDMRMDRTEGQTAADVLATYDEGELRRIFQRYGEEKLAGRYAKAIVARRAERPFEMSGDLVQVLHDATPVAVQRQGHPAKRVFQALRIEVNAELAVLERAIPAALDTIAVGGRIVVESYQSLEDRLVKRALVARTTSSAPADLPVELPEHAPTFSLVVKGAELADEAERAANPRAIPVRLRAAERIRK; this is encoded by the coding sequence ATGGCCGAAGACCAGCCGAAGTTCCCGCACACGCCGGTGATGCTGCAGCGCATCGTCGACCTGTTCACACCGACCCTCGAGGGGCCGGGCAAGGTCGTCGTCGACGCCACGCTCGGCATGGGCGGACACTCCGAGGCGCTCCTCGAGCGCTTCCCGGAGCTGACCCTGATCGGGCTCGACCGCGACACCGACGCCCTCGGCATCGCGGGGGAGCGGCTCGCCCGCTTCGGCGACCGCGTGCGCCTCGTGCACACGGTCTACGACGGCATCGTCGACGCGGTCGAGGGCGAGGGGTTCCGCGAGGTCGACGGCGTGCTGTTCGACCTCGGCGTCTCGTCGCTCCAGCTCGACCGGGCGGAGCGCGGCTTCGCCTACAGCCAGGACGCACCGCTCGACATGCGCATGGACCGGACCGAGGGGCAGACCGCCGCCGACGTCCTGGCGACCTACGACGAGGGCGAGCTGCGCCGCATCTTCCAGCGCTACGGCGAGGAGAAGCTCGCCGGGCGGTACGCCAAGGCGATCGTCGCCCGTCGAGCCGAGCGGCCGTTCGAGATGTCCGGTGACCTCGTCCAGGTCCTGCACGACGCCACCCCGGTGGCCGTGCAGCGCCAGGGACACCCGGCCAAGCGCGTCTTCCAGGCGCTCCGCATCGAGGTGAACGCCGAACTGGCCGTGCTCGAGCGGGCGATCCCGGCGGCGCTCGACACGATCGCGGTCGGTGGTCGGATCGTCGTCGAGTCGTACCAGTCGCTCGAGGACCGCCTGGTGAAGCGAGCGCTCGTCGCCCGCACCACCTCGAGCGCGCCGGCCGACCTGCCGGTCGAGCTCCCCGAGCACGCCCCCACCTTCTCCCTGGTCGTCAAGGGCGCGGAACTGGCCGACGAGGCCGAACGCGCCGCCAACCCCCGTGCCATCCCCGTGCGCCTGCGTGCGGCCGAGCGGATCCGGAAGTGA
- a CDS encoding penicillin-binding protein 2: MTKTIRSRRLRYSVVMIAVIALVAVFVIRLVDIQVVQAADLNEQSKAKRSIPVTIYGTRGEIVDRNGVELADSVNRYNITTAPRLVKDFRGTLGGTRVKDVTVDEALRAIAKASGGDVATMQKNVAADPRSDFAYLVKGLDVKRYEAVRELEVPWVYPEQQSARIYPTGATAGALTGFMGTDGAQAGLEYSYNACLAGRNGSETYERGEDGVQLPGSTVTKTQAKDGGTLQTTIDSDLQYMAQQTIASAAKDLQAESATATVTSVKTGELLAVADYPTVDPNDVDATKDTGAYGSRALTATYEPGSTIKAAIAAALINEGKSSPTDRAVVPYSRSFPWGGKIQDSEFHPTENLTLTGILQNSSNVGITELGERLSQQQRYEYMKKFGLFEPESAIQYPGQPSMQYGASPDWSSQTNINSMFGQGISTTAVQVASVFQTLANNGVRIPLHMVKGCQTADGKTIDAPDVQGQQVVSPAAANQTVKMLQSVVTGGTLVGMKPISGYNVAAKTGTAEVAEGSKGYGGQRITSVAGMAPAEDPQYVVTVTFTKPQTNKWSSGAAPAFRTLMSQVLEKYRVAPSTAEAQLYPSTW; this comes from the coding sequence GTGACCAAGACGATCCGCAGCCGACGACTGCGCTACAGCGTCGTGATGATCGCCGTCATCGCCCTCGTGGCGGTCTTCGTGATCCGGCTGGTCGACATCCAGGTGGTCCAGGCCGCCGACCTCAACGAGCAGTCGAAGGCCAAGCGCAGCATCCCGGTGACCATCTACGGCACCCGTGGCGAGATCGTCGACCGCAACGGCGTCGAGCTGGCCGACAGCGTGAACCGCTACAACATCACGACCGCGCCGCGGCTCGTCAAGGACTTCCGGGGGACCCTCGGCGGCACCCGCGTCAAGGACGTCACGGTCGACGAGGCCCTGCGCGCGATCGCGAAGGCGTCCGGCGGCGACGTCGCGACCATGCAGAAGAACGTCGCGGCCGACCCGCGGTCCGACTTCGCCTACCTGGTCAAGGGGCTCGACGTGAAGCGGTACGAGGCGGTGCGCGAGCTCGAGGTGCCCTGGGTCTACCCGGAGCAGCAGTCGGCCCGCATCTACCCGACCGGCGCCACGGCCGGTGCCCTGACCGGGTTCATGGGGACCGACGGCGCCCAGGCCGGGCTCGAGTACTCCTACAACGCGTGCCTCGCGGGGCGCAACGGCTCCGAGACCTACGAGCGCGGTGAGGACGGCGTCCAGCTGCCCGGCAGCACCGTGACGAAGACGCAGGCCAAGGACGGCGGCACGCTGCAGACCACGATCGACAGTGACCTGCAGTACATGGCCCAGCAGACGATCGCGTCCGCCGCCAAGGACCTGCAGGCCGAGTCGGCGACCGCGACCGTCACGAGCGTGAAGACCGGCGAGCTGCTCGCCGTCGCCGACTACCCGACGGTGGACCCGAACGACGTCGACGCGACCAAGGACACGGGGGCGTACGGCTCCCGCGCGCTGACCGCCACGTACGAGCCGGGATCGACCATCAAGGCCGCGATCGCCGCGGCGCTCATCAACGAGGGCAAGTCGAGCCCGACCGACCGTGCGGTCGTCCCCTACTCGCGTTCGTTCCCGTGGGGCGGCAAGATCCAGGACTCGGAGTTCCACCCCACCGAGAACCTGACGCTCACCGGCATCCTGCAGAACTCGTCGAACGTCGGCATCACCGAGCTCGGTGAGCGCCTGTCGCAGCAGCAGCGCTACGAGTACATGAAGAAGTTCGGGTTGTTCGAGCCCGAGTCGGCCATCCAGTACCCGGGCCAGCCGTCCATGCAGTACGGCGCGAGCCCGGACTGGAGCAGCCAGACGAACATCAACTCGATGTTCGGCCAGGGCATCTCGACGACCGCGGTCCAGGTGGCGAGCGTGTTCCAGACGCTCGCGAACAACGGGGTCCGGATCCCGCTGCACATGGTCAAGGGCTGCCAGACGGCCGACGGCAAGACCATCGACGCGCCCGACGTGCAGGGCCAGCAGGTCGTCTCGCCCGCGGCCGCGAACCAGACCGTCAAGATGCTGCAGAGCGTCGTCACGGGCGGCACGCTCGTCGGCATGAAGCCGATCTCGGGCTACAACGTGGCCGCGAAGACCGGTACGGCCGAGGTCGCCGAGGGCTCGAAGGGCTACGGCGGTCAGCGCATCACGTCGGTGGCCGGAATGGCACCCGCCGAGGACCCCCAGTATGTTGTCACGGTGACGTTCACGAAGCCGCAGACCAACAAGTGGTCCAGCGGAGCGGCTCCGGCGTTCCGAACTCTCATGTCCCAGGTGCTCGAGAAGTACCGAGTAGCCCCCTCCACGGCCGAGGCGCAGCTGTACCCGTCCACGTGGTGA
- a CDS encoding Mur ligase family protein produces the protein MSARIPPVLRPEHPTPRSVAELANAFGMRVVGTVDAVEATGVTLSAAEVQPGDLFVGVHGANRHGAQFAAEAAERGAVAVLTDAEGVALAEPAGLPVLVVEDPRAALGDVSAWVYRTHPDEATDLPQLFATTGTNGKTSTSYILEGILKQLGLVSGLSSTAERHIGSLSVTSRLTTPEASEMHALLARMRESEVRAVAVEVSAQALSRHRVDGIVFDVAGFTNLSHDHLDDYADMEEYYQAKLPLFQPEHARRGVVSLDTDWGHRVVQDSRIPVTTITVHPDVEAEWHVDIVSAQAAYTEFRLTGPEGRALTTRVPLIGWHMAANAALAIVMLVEGGFELGAIAQALESGHRRYPDETEDGPRVSAIECYLPGRTERVSGEHGPSVYVDFGHSPDAFENTLAAVRQFTPGRVLMLFGADGDRDTTKRAAMALVAAAGSDILVVTDHHPRFEDAASIRKTLVDAAREAFPDHETYEVSPPEAAIRKAVSLLGEGDSILWAGPGHQDYRDIQGVRTPYSARDEARQALREAGWEPNSGPTEEIR, from the coding sequence TTGTCCGCACGGATCCCCCCGGTCCTCCGACCCGAACACCCGACCCCGAGGAGCGTGGCCGAACTCGCGAACGCGTTCGGCATGCGCGTCGTCGGCACGGTCGACGCCGTCGAGGCGACGGGCGTCACCCTGAGCGCCGCTGAGGTGCAGCCGGGTGACCTGTTCGTCGGTGTGCACGGTGCGAACCGGCACGGCGCGCAGTTCGCCGCCGAGGCCGCCGAGCGCGGTGCCGTCGCCGTCCTGACCGACGCCGAGGGCGTGGCACTGGCCGAGCCCGCGGGCCTGCCGGTGCTCGTGGTCGAGGACCCCCGTGCCGCACTCGGCGACGTCTCGGCCTGGGTCTACCGCACCCACCCGGACGAGGCCACCGACCTGCCGCAGCTGTTCGCCACGACCGGCACGAACGGCAAGACGAGCACGTCGTACATCCTCGAGGGCATCCTCAAGCAGCTCGGCCTCGTGTCCGGCCTGAGCTCGACCGCGGAGCGTCACATCGGGTCGCTCAGCGTGACGAGCCGGCTGACCACGCCCGAGGCGAGCGAGATGCACGCCCTGCTCGCCCGGATGCGCGAGTCCGAGGTCCGCGCGGTCGCCGTCGAGGTGAGCGCGCAGGCCCTCAGCCGGCACCGCGTCGACGGCATCGTCTTCGACGTCGCCGGGTTCACCAACCTGTCGCACGACCACCTCGACGACTACGCCGACATGGAGGAGTACTACCAGGCGAAGCTCCCGCTGTTCCAGCCCGAGCACGCCCGTCGCGGCGTCGTCTCGCTGGACACCGACTGGGGCCACCGCGTGGTGCAGGACTCCCGCATCCCGGTCACCACGATCACGGTGCACCCGGACGTCGAGGCCGAGTGGCACGTCGACATCGTCTCGGCGCAGGCCGCGTACACCGAGTTCCGCCTGACCGGACCCGAGGGCCGCGCGCTCACCACGCGGGTGCCGCTCATCGGCTGGCACATGGCCGCCAACGCGGCGCTCGCGATCGTCATGCTGGTCGAGGGCGGCTTCGAGCTCGGGGCGATCGCCCAGGCGCTCGAGTCGGGCCACCGCCGCTACCCGGACGAGACCGAGGACGGCCCCCGCGTCAGCGCGATCGAGTGCTACCTGCCGGGCCGCACCGAGCGCGTCTCGGGTGAGCACGGCCCGAGCGTGTACGTCGACTTCGGGCACTCGCCCGACGCCTTCGAGAACACCCTCGCGGCCGTCCGGCAGTTCACCCCCGGCCGGGTCCTCATGCTGTTCGGCGCCGACGGCGACCGCGACACGACGAAGCGCGCCGCCATGGCCCTCGTCGCCGCAGCCGGGTCGGACATCCTGGTCGTCACCGACCACCACCCGCGCTTCGAGGACGCCGCGAGCATCCGCAAGACCCTGGTCGACGCCGCACGCGAGGCGTTCCCCGACCACGAGACCTACGAGGTCAGCCCGCCCGAGGCCGCGATCCGCAAGGCCGTGAGCCTGCTCGGCGAGGGCGACTCGATCCTGTGGGCCGGACCCGGCCACCAGGACTACCGCGACATCCAGGGCGTCCGCACGCCGTACTCCGCCCGCGACGAGGCCCGCCAGGCGCTCCGCGAGGCCGGCTGGGAGCCGAACAGCGGCCCCACGGAGGAGATCCGATGA
- the murF gene encoding UDP-N-acetylmuramoyl-tripeptide--D-alanyl-D-alanine ligase: MIALTLAEIAAAIGGELVSGAPEQVVDGSVETDSRLVGPGSVFFALLGEETDGHRFVPAAATAGAALVVTERAVELPEGSDTAQVVVADGYAALAALAHEVVARVRASSADRTDEHGAPAPLRVVGITGSNGKTSTKNMLRTILATQGETVAPQGSFNNHVGAPISMLGITHDTRFLVVEMGASGKGHIAKLVSIAEPDVGVVLKVGLAHAGEFGGIEATQRAKSEMVTDLPATATALLNVDDDRVASMRAVTDARVVGFGTSAGADYRIGGIETDRSGTRFTLTAPPVPSEAAADHAADTAPVPETVDVRLAILGEHHAMNASAALTVAHLWGVPLAEGAAALASMTRAERWRMELLQGGPEGVTVINDAYNASPDSTAAALRTLAQVVRPGERSVAVLGEMAELGEFSVEEHDRIGRLVVRLGIGQLVVVGRGALPIHQAATLEGSWDGESVYAEDVDEAVRTLQDMLRPGDVVLVKSSKSAELRFLGDRLGGVTE, encoded by the coding sequence ATGATCGCCCTGACCCTCGCCGAGATCGCCGCCGCGATCGGCGGCGAGCTCGTCAGCGGTGCCCCGGAGCAGGTCGTCGACGGCAGCGTCGAGACCGACTCCCGCCTGGTCGGACCGGGCAGCGTGTTCTTCGCGCTGCTCGGCGAGGAGACCGACGGCCACCGCTTCGTCCCCGCCGCCGCGACCGCCGGTGCCGCCCTCGTCGTCACCGAGCGTGCCGTCGAGCTGCCCGAGGGCTCCGACACCGCCCAGGTCGTCGTGGCCGACGGCTACGCCGCCCTCGCCGCGCTCGCGCACGAGGTCGTCGCCCGCGTGCGCGCCTCGAGCGCCGACCGGACCGACGAGCACGGCGCCCCGGCACCGCTCCGCGTGGTCGGGATCACCGGTTCGAACGGCAAGACGAGCACGAAGAACATGCTCCGCACGATCCTCGCCACCCAGGGTGAGACGGTCGCGCCGCAGGGGTCGTTCAACAACCACGTCGGCGCGCCGATCTCGATGCTCGGGATCACGCACGACACGCGCTTCCTCGTGGTCGAGATGGGCGCGAGCGGCAAGGGCCACATCGCGAAGCTCGTGTCGATCGCCGAGCCCGACGTCGGCGTCGTCCTCAAGGTCGGACTCGCGCACGCCGGTGAGTTCGGCGGCATCGAGGCGACCCAGCGCGCCAAGTCCGAGATGGTCACCGACCTGCCGGCCACCGCGACGGCCCTGCTCAACGTCGACGACGACCGTGTCGCGTCCATGCGCGCGGTCACCGACGCCCGTGTGGTCGGCTTCGGCACGTCCGCCGGGGCGGACTACCGCATCGGCGGCATCGAGACGGACCGCAGCGGCACCCGCTTCACGCTCACCGCGCCTCCCGTCCCGTCGGAGGCCGCGGCAGACCACGCGGCGGACACGGCGCCGGTCCCCGAGACCGTCGACGTCCGCCTCGCCATCCTGGGCGAGCACCACGCGATGAACGCGTCCGCCGCCCTGACCGTCGCGCACCTGTGGGGCGTGCCGCTCGCCGAGGGTGCTGCGGCGCTCGCGTCGATGACGCGCGCCGAGCGCTGGCGCATGGAGCTGCTCCAGGGCGGCCCCGAGGGCGTGACCGTCATCAACGACGCCTACAACGCGTCGCCCGACTCGACGGCGGCTGCACTGCGGACCCTCGCGCAGGTCGTGCGACCGGGGGAGCGCTCCGTCGCCGTGCTCGGCGAGATGGCCGAGCTCGGCGAGTTCTCCGTGGAGGAGCACGACCGCATCGGTCGGCTCGTCGTGCGGCTCGGCATCGGCCAGCTCGTGGTCGTCGGCCGCGGCGCGCTGCCCATCCACCAGGCCGCCACCCTCGAGGGATCGTGGGACGGCGAGTCCGTGTACGCCGAGGACGTCGACGAGGCCGTCCGCACCCTGCAGGACATGCTGCGTCCCGGTGACGTCGTCCTGGTCAAGTCCTCGAAGTCCGCGGAACTGCGATTCCTCGGCGACCGCCTCGGAGGTGTCACCGAATGA
- the mraY gene encoding phospho-N-acetylmuramoyl-pentapeptide-transferase — MIALLIAGAVSLVFTLLLTPLFIKLFHRLGWGQFIRDDGPQSHHTKRGTATMGGIVLILGAVLGYFVGHLVGRDSVTLSGLLVLFLMVGLGFVGFIDDFLKVRRQRSLGLGGWAKVLGQVIVGVVFATIALVVPTGNGKPPASTMISAIRDVPWLDFMALGTVIGTILFLAWIVLLTVSTSNGVNVADGLDGLATGSSILAIGSYVIIGFWQSNQICGGIRLDESTRAACYSTSDPLDLAVVAAAVCGGLIGFLWYNTSPAQIFLGDTGSLGLGGALAGLAILSRTELLLVLIGGLFFIVTGSVILQRAYFKITHGKRIFRMSPLHHHFELKGWAEVTVVVRFWIIAGLCVAAGVGLFYLEWIARVG; from the coding sequence ATGATCGCGCTCCTGATCGCCGGCGCCGTGTCGCTGGTGTTCACACTGCTGCTCACGCCGTTGTTCATCAAGCTGTTCCACCGTCTCGGGTGGGGGCAGTTCATCCGTGACGACGGCCCGCAGTCGCACCACACCAAGCGGGGCACCGCCACCATGGGCGGCATCGTCCTGATCCTCGGCGCGGTGCTCGGCTACTTCGTCGGGCACCTCGTCGGCCGTGACTCGGTCACGCTCTCCGGGCTGCTCGTGCTGTTCCTCATGGTCGGCCTCGGGTTCGTCGGGTTCATCGACGACTTCCTCAAGGTCCGCCGCCAGCGCAGCCTCGGGCTCGGTGGCTGGGCGAAGGTCCTCGGGCAGGTGATCGTCGGCGTCGTGTTCGCGACGATCGCGCTCGTGGTCCCGACCGGCAACGGCAAGCCCCCGGCGTCCACGATGATCTCCGCGATCCGGGACGTCCCGTGGCTCGACTTCATGGCGCTCGGCACCGTGATCGGCACGATCCTGTTCCTCGCGTGGATCGTCCTGCTGACCGTGTCGACCTCGAACGGCGTCAACGTCGCCGACGGGCTCGACGGCCTGGCGACCGGGTCGAGCATCCTCGCGATCGGGTCCTACGTCATCATCGGGTTCTGGCAGTCGAACCAGATCTGCGGCGGCATCCGGCTCGACGAGTCGACGCGCGCCGCCTGCTACAGCACCTCGGACCCGCTCGACCTCGCGGTCGTCGCGGCGGCCGTGTGCGGAGGCCTGATCGGCTTCCTCTGGTACAACACCTCGCCCGCGCAGATCTTCCTCGGTGACACCGGCTCGCTCGGCCTCGGCGGTGCCCTTGCCGGGCTCGCGATCCTCAGCCGCACCGAGCTCCTGCTCGTCCTCATCGGCGGTCTGTTCTTCATCGTCACCGGATCGGTCATCCTGCAGCGCGCGTACTTCAAGATCACGCACGGCAAGCGCATCTTCCGGATGAGCCCCCTGCACCACCACTTCGAGCTCAAGGGCTGGGCCGAGGTCACCGTCGTCGTCCGCTTCTGGATCATCGCGGGGCTGTGCGTCGCGGCCGGGGTCGGACTCTTCTACCTGGAATGGATCGCACGAGTTGGTTGA
- the murD gene encoding UDP-N-acetylmuramoyl-L-alanine--D-glutamate ligase: protein MVDARTEGLDSWYAEGWKGLQVAVLGLGATGFSVADTLVELGSAVTVYAPDGPADTVELLDVIGARFERTPLDAVPTALEQQAPDLVVVSPGLPPHNATVRWAVEHSTVWGDVELAWRVRDKVVRGPIAAPWVTITGTNGKTTTTQLTTAMFQAAGLRAVACGNIGVPVLDVVRDPEGFDVLVVELSSHQLHYMPTTGDGAVVPLASACLNIADDHLEWHGSAEAYRAAKAKVYERSVMACVYNTADAATRRMVEEADVVEGCRAVGFTPGVPAAGDVGIVDDVLCDRAFTEDRRNSALELATVADLEAAGLASPHMTMNVLAAAALARAASVEPAHIRSAVQGFHADHHRTEHVATADGVTWVDDSKATNPHAATASLASFDTVVWVVGGLFKGVDVDGLVERFGPDVRAVVVIGTDRTPVLEAFARHAPAVPVLQVQATDTDQVMPEAVRHAASVARPGDTVLLAPAAASFDQFESYADRGRRFAAAVHEHLGGTADGDHGSPERA, encoded by the coding sequence TTGGTTGACGCCCGTACGGAAGGTCTCGACAGCTGGTACGCCGAGGGGTGGAAGGGCCTGCAGGTCGCGGTCCTCGGGCTCGGTGCCACGGGCTTCTCGGTCGCGGACACGCTCGTCGAACTCGGCAGTGCCGTGACGGTCTACGCGCCGGACGGTCCCGCCGACACGGTCGAGCTGCTCGACGTGATCGGGGCGCGCTTCGAGCGCACCCCGCTCGACGCCGTGCCCACCGCGCTCGAGCAGCAGGCGCCGGACCTGGTCGTCGTCTCGCCGGGCCTGCCGCCGCACAACGCCACCGTCCGGTGGGCCGTCGAGCACAGCACGGTCTGGGGCGACGTCGAGCTCGCCTGGCGCGTGCGCGACAAGGTCGTCCGCGGTCCGATCGCCGCGCCGTGGGTCACCATCACGGGCACGAACGGCAAGACCACGACGACGCAGCTCACGACCGCGATGTTCCAGGCCGCCGGGCTGCGCGCGGTCGCGTGCGGGAACATCGGGGTGCCGGTGCTCGACGTCGTGCGCGACCCCGAGGGCTTCGACGTCCTGGTGGTCGAGCTGTCGAGCCACCAGCTGCACTACATGCCGACGACGGGTGACGGCGCGGTCGTCCCGCTCGCGAGCGCCTGCCTGAACATCGCCGACGACCACCTCGAGTGGCACGGCTCCGCCGAGGCCTACCGCGCGGCGAAGGCCAAGGTCTACGAGCGCTCCGTGATGGCGTGCGTCTACAACACCGCGGACGCCGCGACCCGTCGCATGGTCGAGGAGGCCGACGTGGTCGAGGGCTGCCGTGCGGTCGGCTTCACGCCCGGGGTCCCCGCAGCCGGCGACGTGGGCATCGTCGACGACGTGCTCTGCGACCGGGCCTTCACCGAGGACCGGCGGAACAGCGCGCTCGAGCTGGCGACCGTCGCCGACCTCGAGGCCGCCGGGCTCGCGAGCCCGCACATGACCATGAACGTGCTCGCCGCGGCGGCCCTGGCCCGCGCGGCCTCGGTCGAGCCGGCGCACATCCGGTCCGCGGTGCAGGGTTTCCACGCCGACCACCACCGCACCGAGCACGTCGCGACCGCGGACGGCGTCACGTGGGTCGACGACTCGAAGGCGACGAACCCGCACGCGGCCACCGCGTCGCTCGCGTCGTTCGACACCGTCGTGTGGGTCGTCGGCGGTCTGTTCAAGGGCGTCGACGTCGACGGGCTCGTCGAGCGCTTCGGCCCCGACGTCCGTGCGGTCGTCGTGATCGGCACCGACCGGACCCCCGTGCTCGAGGCATTCGCGCGACACGCGCCCGCGGTCCCGGTCCTGCAGGTCCAGGCGACGGACACTGATCAGGTCATGCCCGAGGCGGTCCGGCATGCCGCATCGGTCGCGCGACCGGGCGACACGGTCCTCCTCGCCCCGGCTGCGGCGTCGTTCGACCAGTTCGAGTCGTACGCCGACCGAGGGCGCCGATTCGCGGCGGCGGTCCACGAACACCTGGGAGGCACAGCCGATGGCGACCACGGATCTCCCGAACGGGCGTAG